In Vitis riparia cultivar Riparia Gloire de Montpellier isolate 1030 chromosome 19, EGFV_Vit.rip_1.0, whole genome shotgun sequence, the following proteins share a genomic window:
- the LOC117908825 gene encoding 60S ribosomal protein L18a-like: MVTFKFHQYQVVGRALPSESDEHPRIYRMKLWATNEVRAKSKFWYFLRKLKKVKKSNGQVLAINEIFEKDPTKIKNYGIWLRYQSRTGYHNMYKEYRDTTLNGSVEQMYTEMASRHRVRYPCIQIIKTATIPAKLCKRESTKQMHNSKIKFPLVVRKVRPPTRKLKTTYKASRPNLFM, translated from the exons ATGGTTACTTTCAAG TTTCACCAGTACCAGGTGGTAGGGAGGGCCCTTCCTTCGGAATCGGATGAGCATCCGAGGATCTACAGGATGAAGCTTTGGGCTACGAACGAGGTTCGTGCCAAATCCAAGTTTTG GTATTTCTTGAGGAAGCTCAAGAAAGTTAAGAAGAGCAATGGTCAAGTTTTGGCAATTAATGAG ATTTTTGAGAAGGATCCCACCAAGATAAAAAACTATGGAATTTGGTTGCGATATCAGAGCCGAACTGGATATCACAACATGTACAAGGAATATCGGGACACTACACTCAATGGTTCTGTTGAACAAATGTATACTGAGATGGCTTCTCGCCACCGAGTTAGGTATCCATGCATTCAAATCATTAAGACAGCCACCATACCAGCTAAGCTTTGCAAGAGGGAGAGCACCAAGCAGATGCATAACTCCAAAATCAAGTTCCCTTTGGTGGTCAGGAAGGTTAGGCCACCCACTAGGAAGCTGAAGACTACATACAAGGCATCTAGGCCCAACTTGTTTATGTAA